CGTGAGAGTATCTCTGGATTTGTGATGCTCGTCAACGGCGAACAAGCCAACTTCCAGACAGAATTGAAAAGTGGAGACAAGTTGGAGCTATTCTGGGAATAGTTTCTCCAATGCTCTTTTTCTCCATGCAAAAAGCCGGTCTCACCTCGCTTATCGGGTGTCCCGGCTTTTTGATTACACGTTGAGCGCCTGGCTAATCGCGTCTTTTGTAATTTTCCAGTGAGACGTGTGCCACTTTACTTCTCCGTCTTCCAGCAAAAAGATTTGCGGGGATTCGTGCTTGATGGAAAAACGATCCGCAACGGCGTTGGAGACAGGGCGATCTTCCCGTACCAGAATGACCGCAGATTCCACTTGATTGTCCTGCAAATACGTTTGAAACTCTTCATAGGCAGACGTACTGATCGGGCAGATCGTGCTATGCTTAAACAAAAGCTTTTTCCCATTTTTCGCTACGAACTCATCCAGTTCTTCTATGGAGTGAAGCTGTTTCTGTGACATGTTCATCTCTCCTTATCTCATGTGCCTACCAGTATACATAAGTCCAAGCAGCAAAGTCTACATTTGCGGTGCCGTGGAGAAATGAAAAAAGAGATACCTATCTTCTAGGCATCTCTTATTCCTTACACCATGATTTTCGTTAGACGTTCACGTAGCTCCAGCATCCATTTTTCATCGCCAAGGGACTGCGCCAACAAAAACAGATCCAATAGCTCGTTGACTTTTTCACCAAGTAGTTCTCTAGCGGTCGAATTCACCTTCTCATTAGCAATCAATACCAATAAGTTGGATAACTCTGACACTTCTTCGAATTCGATTGCCTGACGCTGCGGATGTTGGCCCAGTTCCTCCATGAGTGACTTCAAATCATCCTTAATCACATCTACCACTTGGGAATGGTCACAGTCTTCGTCCACGCAGACTTGTACAGGTACATTCATGATTTTAACTCGTTTCCGGTACACGACGTTGCGCAGCTCGATCTCCATTTCGTTCCCACAGCGGGTGCATCTCTTTTGCACGGTGTTCACCCCTACCTATCTATATGTATGTCTCTCATACTATTCGAGGGTCCTCCTTTCAATCCTGCTAGAGAGCAGGTGGTACTTGGTGGATATAGAGCCAGATATAAACTAGAGTCAACATAGTGGAGGAGAACAAAAAGCACAGTTCTCTTCGACTCTGACACGCCCACAAGGGGGATTGACTGTCCGTCTCCACTTCAAAAAGGGGACCGTCGATCCAAAGCCACCCTACGGGCGGATGTTTCTCAGGGAAGAAGTGTTCGACAACCGGGTCCCCTTTTTGAAGTTCCGACTGGGTAGGCGTTGTCAAGGTCTACGAGCCCTGTGCTTTTTCTTCTCACCAGCTTTGTTGGCACATCTGTAGCTTACTAAAACTTGAAAGAAAAAAGACGGTGCCAACAATCAGCATCGTCTTTCTTTTAAACATCAAACTTCAATCTCACGCGTAGATCGCGTTTACTTTTTCACAATGCGGACAAACAGCGACTTTCCCTGCTTTTCCATCTTCGTCTTCTACACGGTAGCCAGTAATTTGCTCGGAAAAACAAAATAGACATTCTGTATTGAAGTCCATATCGTACTGCGCTTTCCACACAATGGATTTAAAGTCTTCTCCAACATTAATCGTAATTTGGACCAGATCATGCTGTAGGCTCGATAATGATCTTTGCATCACATAAACATCCTTTCATACTTGCAAAGTCTTTTGGTATCCTCTAGCTTTTCCTGCTTTTCAGAATAATAAACATCAAATTTCTCAAAAATGGGCGGATGCCCGGTTCGGTCCTATGCGATCACCCATATGTTGTAGATGTAAGCACAAGAGGCTTAACACATATATGAGGAGGATGTTTATTCGATGAGCGGCATCTTTAATGGAGAATTCGACGGCTTCACTCTGGTTTTGATTCTTTTCATCCTGCTGGTTATTATCGCATGCAGCTGCGACTAATCTTTCTTCCCCGAAGATATAGCCATATTCAGCAGGCCGTTGCATATACATGAAGTACCGAATCCTTCAAGTGCGTTTCCTCCGCAAGCTACCCTCGACAGTGGGTAGCTTTTTTCTGTTTGAGTTGTGTACAATGGACAAGAATGATATGGAAAGCGAGGGATCCCCTTCCTATGAAAGATCCACGAATTGAAAAACTAGCTGACGTCCTCGTCAATTATTCAGTGACTGTCAAGCCTGGTGAAAACGTTTTAATTTACTCTATTGGCAACGTTACCGATCTGACGAAAGCCGTTATTGCCAAGGTATACGAAGCTGGAGGAAATCCGTTTGTCCAATTGATTGACCAATCCGTTCAGCGTGAGCTCTTGATGGGTGCTAACGAAACACAATTGGGTATCATGCGTGAAGCAGATGTGGCTTTCATGAAACAAATGGATTGCTACATTGGCATCCGCGGCGGCGACAACATTAGTGAGCTCTCTGATGTCCCTGGAGACAAAATGCAGCTGCATTCCAAGCTGCTAGCGCGTCCTGTACTGGACATTCGCGTACCGCATACCAAATGGGTCGTGCTTCGCTATCCAAATGCATCCATGGCTCAGTTGGCTAATATGAGCACCGCTGCTTTCGAAGATTTCTATTTCAAAGTGTGCACGCTTGATTACGGCAAAATGGATAAAGCCATGGACAGCTTGGTCGAGCTGATGGAGAAAACCGACAAGGTACGTATCGTAGGGCCAGGAACTGATCTGACCTTCTCCATCAAAGATATTCCGGCAATCAAATGTGCTGGTGAAGCCAACATCCCTGACGGAGAAGTATTCACTGCCCCTGTCCGTGATTCCGTCAACGGTACGATCGCGTACAACACGCCATCTCCTTACCAAGGCTTTACATACGACAATATCAAGCTGACCTTCAAGGACGGCAAAATCGTCGAAGCAACTGCAAACGATACAGAGAAGATCAATGAAATCTTTGATACGGATGAAGGTGCTAGATTTGTAGGGGAGTTTGCGATTGGTGTGAATCCGTACATCCAAAACCCGATGAAAGACATCCTCTTCGACGAAAAAATCGACGGAAGCTTCCACTTCACGCCAGGACAGGCCTATGATGAAGCGTTTAACGGAAATAAATCCTCCATTCACTGGGACTTGGTTATGATTCAACGTCCTGAGTGGGGCGGTGGAGAAATTTGGTTTGACGATCGCCTGATCCGCAAAGACGGACGTTTTGTTGTACCAGAGCTCGAATGCCTCAATCCAGAAAACCTGAAATAAATAAATAAGCGAAGGGCTCATTGTTCACAAGACATGAGCCCTTCGCTTTATTACTAAACGGAATAAGCTGGTTGTTTCAACAAGGAAGTCATCTTTTGTTCCATAAAGGAAATCGTTGACTCCAGATGATGAATGGTATACTCCCAGCAAAAGCGTTGATATTCGTCAAAATTTACTTCCAGCTTTTTATAAGAGGCCTTACTTTGTTGGAGCAATTGACGTTGCGTATCTAAGCAGCCCTCTAGCAAATCCTTTTGTTCGTCGATCGTGCGGCCCTTGCCGAAGAAAATCTTAACCAGCATGTCTGAACGCAATACTGGCGGCAAGATAGGCGTCTGGATTTCTTGACGGAACGATTGTTTTCCGGCTTCTGTAATTCGGTACAAAATCTTGTTCGGCTTGCCAGACTGAATGATTTCTTGCTTCGTTACGAAGCCTTCTTCCTCCAGTTTGCGCAATGCTGGATAAATAGCACCAAAGCTAGCGTCATAAAAGAATCCAATACTGTTTGTAAACGCTTGCTTAATATCGTAGCCACTCATTTCCCCATAGCTCAAGAAACCCAGTATGATCGTTTTAACATCCATCTCTTCGCATCCTCCGTTACCGTTCTTTTTCTCTCTCTAGCGGCTAGGACTTAGCCTTTATGTTCGAAATATTCTTTAACTACATGTTATTATAAATGCATTTAAATAATTATACCAATGCTATTTCTTTATCATATCAATCAAAATTAATGATATAACCATACATTCGACTAGAAATTGGGCGTCCCTTCCCTCTCCCCTCCCCATAAGATGATACATACCTATCTGCTGTAGGGGGAGAGATCGGTGAAAAGTAAAAAATGGTCCCAATATACGCGGGTAAAGTACCCTGTGAGCAGCAGCAGTCTGCACCCATTCAATTTCTTCGTTCCCATTGTCGAGCGAGTTCAAGAGGGAGTAGTCTCCATCGTAACCGAGGATGCTCCCCATTCCAAAGACGTGGATTCGTTAATTCGCAGCCTCATTGATCATGAAGATAATTCTCCACCCATGGAACGAAGCTTTGGCTCCGGATTTCTTTTTCATCCGAAAGGGTATATCTTGACGAGCGAGCATGTCATCGGCAAATCCAAAAACATTTTCGTGAAGCTATATAACGGTAGAGTGTTTGAAGCCAAACGCATTATAGCTGATCGAGTCCGGGATTACGCCGTCATCAAAATTGATGCAGACTGCAAGCTATACCCGCTGCCACTAGGCAACTCCTCTCATACAAAAGTAGGAGAATGGGTCATTAGCGTCGGTTCTCCATCTGTATTCAAAGAGACAAAAAACGAGCCTGGTTCCGGGCCAAATACAGCGCAAATTGAATAGGACGGGCTATCGCCTTTCTGTATAGAGCCATGTCACCCATCTGACGAAAAACCTCTCTCCCCGGCTTAGGGTTCACTTCGATTAACCACGCGCGTCCGTCCACATCTACCCCAATGTCCAGCCCGAATTCCATCATGCGGCCGAAATAGTCCTCGAGCGTGTTTGCTACCTCAAAAGCAAGTCGGTAACATTCCTGTTTGATCAGCTCTCCACGCTCCTCGCCAAATCGCCTGGACATTAACCATTCAAAGGGAATCGCTTTGCCTCCTCCATGCAAATTGGAAGTAGCACTACCCTTCTCCCCCATGCGTATTGCGCACCCTGTCACCGTCCACTCCCCACGCTCGTCCTTTTGGATCAATAACCGTACATCGACGACATGCTTGCGTAGCAGTCCGAGGTCCAAGCCTTGCTGCACCAGGAAATTGCCATCGCGAATGCGCTGCTCCTCTACCCACGTTTTGACCCATTTTTCCACGCCTTCCACCGTATCAATTCGAGCTACATGATGCTTATGCTTTTTGTCACATCCAGAGAGGCTATAATCCTTGCCGCTGCTCTTCACTCTGAGGATGCTTCTTCCCCCTGTGCCATTGCCTGGCTTGACATAGACGAGCCCATGGCGTGCGAGCATGTTTCGGACCTTGCCTTTTTCGTAAACATGCGTCTCCGGAATCCAGCGTTTGACGCGTTCATCAGAAGCCAGCAGATTCGTCACTCTCCATTTTTTACTGAACGGACTGTTTGCAAAGAAAAACAGATCGCTATTTCGCAGCCGGATATACTCCTTTACCCTGCGTCGGTACCGATCGATGACAACTTCTGGCCAAGGGAACGATTTACTCATCCACCCCCCATTCGGTTTGGGGATGAAGCCTTTGATCTTTCTGGCGGACACATTGACGTCCTGATGCGAAAACAGGTAGATTTCTGCGCCCAGCTTTTGCCCTGTTTGAACCAGCTTGCGCAAATAGGCTGGTTCCTCAAAGCGTAACCCCTCCCGCCAGGTTAAAATGCCGATTACCCGTTTTGGAAGCATCGCAACACCCTCTTCGCTTCTTTTCTTTCGCGATTAGTGTATGTGTGGTCTCCTAATAGGGAAACATTTGTCCATGAAAACGGGCTTGACCTCTCAAGCATTGATAAAGTGTCATTCCAGTTTTTCGTTACTTACTTTTTTCAAGCTAATCTGTTAGAATAAAGGGCAACAATAATGCTGCAAGATAGAGGTGACGCCGATATGAGTCATGATTTTTCTGGCGAACACATGTGTCCAAAATATGAATGCGCAATGAACGTCCTTGGAAAACGCTGGACCGGCCTGATTATTCATGTGTTGCTACGCGGGACTGTACGATTCAAAGATATCCGGGAAATGGTTCCTCATATGAGCGATAAAATGCTCTCGGAAAGACTGAAGGAGCTGGAAGAGCTCGAGATTTTGGAGCGCAAAGTGTACCCAGAGATCCCAGTTCGCATTGAATACGAATTGACCGATAAAGGAAAAGATCTGCGTCCTGTCATTGATTCCATTCACGAATGGGGCCAAAAATGGATGTAGCATAGCCCCACTTGTCCAAGACGGATAAGCGGGGTTTTTTATTGTGGTCAGGCATAAGCGCCTCCCTTTTGCTGTACACTCTAGCAACCCAAAGTGAAGGGAGGACGGGGAATGCGAACGGCCATCTACATACGCGTCAGTACAGAGGATCAGGCACGTGAAGGATTTTCGATCCCCGCTCAAAGGGAAAAGCTGCTCTCGTATGTTCACTCCCAAGGCTGGGAAGTCCAAGCAGTCTACGCAGATGAAGGCGTCAGTGCCAAAGATACGAAGCGCCCCGCACTCAGTCAGCTCCTGCAAGATATCCGAACGGGTGAAATCGATGTCGTCCTCGTCTATCGACTCGATCGGCTTACTCGCTCTGTCCTTGATCTGTATCAGCTCCTCCAGGAGTTCGATCGACATGCGGTACATTTTAAAAGCTGCACCGAGGTATACGATACGACTACGGCAATCGGGCGACTCTTTATAACCTTAGTGGCTGCCCTCGCCCAATGGGAAAGGGAAAACTTGGCAGAACGGGTCAAGCTGGGGATGAGCCAGATGGCAAGAGAACGAAAACGACCAGGAGGACCTGCACCATTTGGATACAATCTGGTGCAAGGAACACTGGTCGTGAATCAAAGGGAAGCATCTGGCGTACGCAGCATGTTCGAGCGCTATGATCGAGGCGAATCTCCGCGCCAAATCGCCGAATGGGCAAATCATTCCGGATTACGCGGGAAAAATGGCGCTTCCTGGAGTGCCAGTGCCGTGCTTCGTCTGTTAAAAAATCCGGTCTATCATGGCGCGTTGCGTTGGAATTACACCGACGCCGATCAACAACGCAATGACCCCGAGGAATGGATAATCGAAGAGGCAACTCACCCGGCCATCATCGATCAAGCCTGTTTCTCCCGGGTGCAGAAACGGATGAGTGCTCGCGGAACAAGCCACCCCCGCGTTCTCAGCTCCCGCTACCTCTTTTCCGGATTGCTATACTGCTCGCGTTGCGGCTCCTCGATGCGCGGGAAAACAACCACCATTACAGGAAAAGGGGAAAAACGCTACACGCACCGCTACTACTTATGTAAAAACAAGCTGGCTGGTACGTGTGATGCTCCAGCCATACGTGAGGATCGCTTGGAAAAAGCCATGGTGCAAGAGTTGATGCAGCATTCACCAGAGTCAATTGCTGCGTTGCAGGAAGTCGTTCAGACTTTGTTTCAGTCGAATTCCTGCTCCGCGAAAGAAACCGGGCAAGAGCTGCAACTTCGGAAGCAGCGCTGGGAACAAGCTTATGAAGAGGGATTCCTTTCGTTGGCAGACCTACGAGAGAAAATCAATACATTGGAGCGAGCTGCGAAAGAACGAGAACGCACTTACTCTGTTTTTTCAAGTGTAGACCAGTTTGATCCAGATGCTCTTTCCAATTGGAACCTTATTTGGTCGTATGCAAATGAAAAAGAACGGCGATTGCTCGTGTGCATGCTCATCCAACGTGTTGAAGTGGAAGCAACAGACGCTGCCTCTGGTCAAAAAAATCGAGAGGTGTGCCTGCGTCTGTTGTCTTTCCACTAAAACTTCCTCTGATTTTGTTTGTATGCTTACAGGTGGTTCCCCACTTGGTTTGGAAAATTCTGTGACAGCGGGAATCATTAGTGCTAAAAACCGCCGATTACAGGTTGCGAAGCGAATGTACGAAGAAATTTTTCAGACGGATGCTGCGATTAACCCAGGAAATAGCGGAGGTCCACTCATTAATTTGAATGGGGAAGTCGTTGGTCTCAATGCATTCATCATTCAATCCAGCCAATGCTTAGGCTTCGCTATCGGGATTGACGCCCTCAAAATGCAACTGGAGCAGTACGTATTTAAGTGAGAAGCACACGCTTCAACAAAAAACCCCGTCTAGGAGGACGGGGAATGCTTCTCTAATGCAATAAGATATACATTTGGACCTTCTGTGTTGATTTGTTCTTCTGCCTGTTTTAATTGTTGCAGCTGAGCGGCCGTAAGCTGTGCGATAGGCAGTTCACCCAAACGATTCTGTTCCATGCGACATTCCTCCGTTGGTGTCAGACTAACGATCGTAGTCTACCCGATCTGGAGGGTATGTATTTACGCAGTGAGGTCAAAAGCTTTGGCAATCGCAGAACACGAACGCTTGCAGAAAACGATGGGCAGCTCGCGATCTTTGGCTTGGCTTTTCACCGTTTTGGCCAAGTTGTGATTGACGAAATCAGTCAACACCAAAATCATGTGGATACCAGCTGGAATTTTCACCCCGGTTTGCGAGCTTTTCCGTCCAGTTACGTGATGAATATCCTTGAAGCCTTGCCCTTG
The window above is part of the Brevibacillus brevis NBRC 100599 genome. Proteins encoded here:
- the ytxJ gene encoding bacillithiol system redox-active protein YtxJ, encoding MSQKQLHSIEELDEFVAKNGKKLLFKHSTICPISTSAYEEFQTYLQDNQVESAVILVREDRPVSNAVADRFSIKHESPQIFLLEDGEVKWHTSHWKITKDAISQALNV
- a CDS encoding YjcZ family sporulation protein: MSGIFNGEFDGFTLVLILFILLVIIACSCD
- a CDS encoding aminopeptidase; this encodes MKDPRIEKLADVLVNYSVTVKPGENVLIYSIGNVTDLTKAVIAKVYEAGGNPFVQLIDQSVQRELLMGANETQLGIMREADVAFMKQMDCYIGIRGGDNISELSDVPGDKMQLHSKLLARPVLDIRVPHTKWVVLRYPNASMAQLANMSTAAFEDFYFKVCTLDYGKMDKAMDSLVELMEKTDKVRIVGPGTDLTFSIKDIPAIKCAGEANIPDGEVFTAPVRDSVNGTIAYNTPSPYQGFTYDNIKLTFKDGKIVEATANDTEKINEIFDTDEGARFVGEFAIGVNPYIQNPMKDILFDEKIDGSFHFTPGQAYDEAFNGNKSSIHWDLVMIQRPEWGGGEIWFDDRLIRKDGRFVVPELECLNPENLK
- a CDS encoding PadR family transcriptional regulator, translated to MDVKTIILGFLSYGEMSGYDIKQAFTNSIGFFYDASFGAIYPALRKLEEEGFVTKQEIIQSGKPNKILYRITEAGKQSFRQEIQTPILPPVLRSDMLVKIFFGKGRTIDEQKDLLEGCLDTQRQLLQQSKASYKKLEVNFDEYQRFCWEYTIHHLESTISFMEQKMTSLLKQPAYSV
- a CDS encoding S1C family serine protease, coding for MKSKKWSQYTRVKYPVSSSSLHPFNFFVPIVERVQEGVVSIVTEDAPHSKDVDSLIRSLIDHEDNSPPMERSFGSGFLFHPKGYILTSEHVIGKSKNIFVKLYNGRVFEAKRIIADRVRDYAVIKIDADCKLYPLPLGNSSHTKVGEWVISVGSPSVFKETKNEPGSGPNTAQIE
- a CDS encoding YheC/YheD family protein, which encodes MLPKRVIGILTWREGLRFEEPAYLRKLVQTGQKLGAEIYLFSHQDVNVSARKIKGFIPKPNGGWMSKSFPWPEVVIDRYRRRVKEYIRLRNSDLFFFANSPFSKKWRVTNLLASDERVKRWIPETHVYEKGKVRNMLARHGLVYVKPGNGTGGRSILRVKSSGKDYSLSGCDKKHKHHVARIDTVEGVEKWVKTWVEEQRIRDGNFLVQQGLDLGLLRKHVVDVRLLIQKDERGEWTVTGCAIRMGEKGSATSNLHGGGKAIPFEWLMSRRFGEERGELIKQECYRLAFEVANTLEDYFGRMMEFGLDIGVDVDGRAWLIEVNPKPGREVFRQMGDMALYRKAIARPIQFALYLARNQARFLSL
- a CDS encoding winged helix-turn-helix transcriptional regulator is translated as MSHDFSGEHMCPKYECAMNVLGKRWTGLIIHVLLRGTVRFKDIREMVPHMSDKMLSERLKELEELEILERKVYPEIPVRIEYELTDKGKDLRPVIDSIHEWGQKWM
- a CDS encoding recombinase family protein, with amino-acid sequence MRTAIYIRVSTEDQAREGFSIPAQREKLLSYVHSQGWEVQAVYADEGVSAKDTKRPALSQLLQDIRTGEIDVVLVYRLDRLTRSVLDLYQLLQEFDRHAVHFKSCTEVYDTTTAIGRLFITLVAALAQWERENLAERVKLGMSQMARERKRPGGPAPFGYNLVQGTLVVNQREASGVRSMFERYDRGESPRQIAEWANHSGLRGKNGASWSASAVLRLLKNPVYHGALRWNYTDADQQRNDPEEWIIEEATHPAIIDQACFSRVQKRMSARGTSHPRVLSSRYLFSGLLYCSRCGSSMRGKTTTITGKGEKRYTHRYYLCKNKLAGTCDAPAIREDRLEKAMVQELMQHSPESIAALQEVVQTLFQSNSCSAKETGQELQLRKQRWEQAYEEGFLSLADLREKINTLERAAKERERTYSVFSSVDQFDPDALSNWNLIWSYANEKERRLLVCMLIQRVEVEATDAASGQKNREVCLRLLSFH
- a CDS encoding S1C family serine protease, whose amino-acid sequence is MLTGGSPLGLENSVTAGIISAKNRRLQVAKRMYEEIFQTDAAINPGNSGGPLINLNGEVVGLNAFIIQSSQCLGFAIGIDALKMQLEQYVFK
- a CDS encoding DUF2325 domain-containing protein encodes the protein MSSILVIGGDRLGNIIELLQGQGFKDIHHVTGRKSSQTGVKIPAGIHMILVLTDFVNHNLAKTVKSQAKDRELPIVFCKRSCSAIAKAFDLTA